The Sphingobacterium bambusae genome includes a window with the following:
- a CDS encoding UxaA family hydrolase — MASRILRIHPKDNVLVALQDLAQGEVIEFEGIDYQLVDAIPAKHKFFMQDMQPADEIYMYGVLVGKAQYAIPRGGLMNTDNTKHAADPYTFRPYNYHWEAPDVSRFAGRTFNGYLRSDGRVGTANYWLFIPTVFCENRNLDVIKEALYNELGYSVTGKYRAFTHELLAAYEEGQDIEQLSPDALSVITHKQNRVFKNVDGIKFLNHQGGCGGIRQDAAVLGKLLAAYADHPNVAGVTVLSLGCQNLQLTDLLADIKARNPQFDKPMFVFEQQQSKSEEQLIKEAIQKTFTGLVEINKFTRQPAPLSKLTLGVKCGGSDGFSGISANPAVGYTSDLLVALGGKVLLAEFPELCGAEQNLIDRTIEPQAAHKFMALMGAYSQAAENVGSGFHMNPSPGNIRDGLITDAIKSTGAAKKGGNSPVVDVLDYTEEATKPGLNLVCTPGNDVEATTGKTASGATLILFTTGLGTPTGNPICPVIKVATNNALATRMADIIDINTGAIIDGEKTIEQMGEDILEYCIKAASGEVIPKAVQLNQDDFIPWKRGVSL, encoded by the coding sequence ATGGCCAGTAGAATATTAAGGATACACCCCAAGGACAATGTGCTGGTGGCCTTGCAGGATCTCGCCCAGGGCGAAGTGATCGAATTTGAAGGAATAGATTATCAATTGGTCGATGCTATCCCGGCCAAGCATAAGTTTTTTATGCAGGATATGCAGCCCGCCGATGAGATCTACATGTACGGCGTGCTGGTGGGCAAAGCACAATATGCCATTCCGCGTGGCGGATTGATGAACACCGATAATACCAAACATGCGGCCGACCCCTATACGTTTCGGCCATACAACTACCATTGGGAGGCTCCAGATGTTTCCCGCTTTGCAGGGCGCACCTTCAATGGCTACCTGCGTAGCGATGGGCGTGTAGGTACCGCCAACTACTGGTTGTTCATTCCGACGGTATTCTGTGAAAACAGGAACCTTGACGTCATCAAAGAAGCCTTGTACAATGAGCTGGGCTATTCGGTAACGGGCAAATACCGTGCTTTCACGCACGAGCTGTTGGCCGCTTACGAAGAAGGCCAAGATATCGAGCAGCTTTCTCCGGATGCGCTGAGCGTGATCACGCATAAGCAAAATCGGGTATTCAAAAATGTCGATGGCATCAAGTTTTTAAATCACCAAGGGGGCTGCGGTGGCATTCGGCAGGATGCCGCGGTGCTGGGCAAGCTGTTGGCAGCCTATGCCGATCATCCCAATGTGGCTGGTGTGACCGTATTGAGCTTGGGCTGCCAAAACCTGCAGCTCACGGACCTGCTGGCCGATATCAAGGCGCGCAATCCACAATTTGATAAGCCCATGTTTGTCTTTGAGCAGCAGCAGTCCAAAAGTGAAGAGCAGCTGATCAAGGAAGCGATACAAAAAACCTTTACGGGCTTGGTGGAAATCAATAAGTTTACTCGCCAGCCGGCACCATTGAGCAAGCTTACCTTAGGCGTGAAGTGTGGGGGTAGTGATGGCTTCAGTGGCATCTCGGCCAATCCGGCGGTGGGCTACACCTCCGACCTGTTGGTGGCCTTGGGCGGCAAGGTGCTGTTGGCCGAGTTTCCGGAGCTCTGCGGTGCCGAGCAAAATCTGATCGATCGCACCATCGAACCCCAGGCGGCGCATAAATTTATGGCGCTGATGGGTGCTTACAGCCAAGCGGCCGAAAATGTAGGCTCCGGCTTCCACATGAACCCCTCGCCCGGCAATATCCGCGACGGTTTGATCACCGATGCCATAAAAAGTACCGGTGCGGCCAAGAAGGGCGGCAACTCGCCCGTGGTGGATGTGCTCGACTATACCGAAGAGGCCACCAAGCCGGGGCTTAATCTGGTGTGTACACCCGGCAATGATGTCGAGGCGACGACCGGCAAAACAGCTTCGGGCGCTACCTTGATCTTGTTTACCACAGGCTTGGGTACGCCGACCGGCAACCCGATCTGTCCGGTTATCAAAGTGGCCACCAACAATGCCCTAGCCACACGCATGGCCGATATCATCGATATCAATACAGGCGCCATTATCGATGGCGAGAAAACCATTGAACAAATGGGCGAGGATATCCTCGAATATTGTATCAAAGCGGCCAGCGGAGAGGTGATCCCCAAAGCTGTACAGTTAAATCAAGACGACTTTATCCCTTGGAAAAGGGGTGTAAGTCTATAA